The window ATCACGTTGCCAGGCTTTTTGGTGGCTTTGGGAGATGCACTATCATCCACTTTCTTTAGGTGCACGTTCCCTGAGCGAATACGAGATAACATGTCGGCCAATGGATCTGTCTTCTCCGCTTTTTCTTCAGCCGACACCGGCTTCagtctgtgagggtgtgaggctgTGATAGTGTGAGGGAAGTGAGAGTGTGACTCACGTGACACTGGTGATGGAGGCTAGTCCAGAGAGAGGACGGGCACCAGCTGGCAAACTGGACATTGAACCTCCTGAGATCGACGACACACACATTAGTCATAGCGATACAAAAAAACATATACAGTACTTCAAAATTTTGCTTGGTTAAGATTGCACAAACATTTTTTGAATTACAATTTTTTATACGAACATGCAGTGTACCTggtggaggagggggtggaggaggcggtggtggtggtgcccctggtggagggggtggtggggGTAGTCCACCACCTGGTACGGGCGGGGGaggtggtggagggggtgggacAGGACCATCAGCACCGTCCACCGAGGGAGCAAAGATGGGCGGGGCTGACTTCAACTCCTCTATCTTACTCTCCAGCTCAACCACTGCAGCGACACACACAGTGACGCATatgcaatgacatcatagaCGTGATATACACACCTTTATCTTCAGCTGAAGTAGCTCTCCCTTGCAAACTGTCCATCTCTGCACTCAACATGGCCAGCTTCTCCTCAAGAcctaattattataaaaaaaacaaaaacagatAAAGACACAAAAGTACAAAAAATCAGTAAAAACCACTCACACAAGCTAGTATCAATTGTAGACAAACTACGCAAATGCCCAGACCCACACCCTCCCCCACACCTTTCTTCTCCTCTGCCAGAGTGTCCTcctgcagtgtgtgtatagtctcCTCTAAGGCTGTCACTCGCACAGCCTTCTCTTCCCTCTCATTGCTCAGCTCACGTTGCAGCTCCTCCACCTGACTTAGAGCACTAGCCAGCTGTTCATTGCAGGGAACCTGTTCCATCAAGATAGCACTCTGTCGACGCAATGCAGTCAGTGTGCTGCGGATCTGGGGAGAGGATCACTAGACTAACATGGTGATTAATACCCAGTGGTGGTAGCTCTAACTGTTCAAATGAAAGAATTGCATGAGGTTTTTCAGTACATCTTTAGTATGAGCTATAAGCAGAGTGGctaaacactgcatgtatgtggCTATTGGAAAACCATACAATAGAGGCCATCCAAGCACATGCTACTGTAACAGCAGGTGATGAGTACCTCACTGGCTTCTCTCTCGGCAGTCATTCTGAGTCCCTTCTCTTCCTCCAGACTACCAGTCACTGCCTTCATCTCATCAGTCAGCAACTCAGACACTGCAGGCACGAGTGGAGGGtgataatgatgtcataatacatacacccacacacaatgcTGATTGATGATAACAACACAGCACATGTTATATCCATGCATAAAGTGCTGCTTCACTTTTTCTCATTCGGTCGTACTCCTCAGGATTGATGAACTCTTCCTTTTCATTTAGTGCCTCCTCTAGTGAGTTAAGCTACAgaaaacaacaattatttgtatcACCTTGTATGCAATGCAATACACAGATTTTGTTGATTTGAAAACTTAACTTAACAAAACTTTAAAGTACAAAACAATGGTACCTTCTCTGACAGCATGGAGTGTTTCCTCTGATTCTCCTGTAGCTGAGCCTCCTTGCTCTGTAGTGCTTGTTCCTTTGCCTCCAACTCTGCACTGCCCTCCTCTACCGCATTGTTGAGGGACTCCAGGGTCACCTTAAAATCTGCAGGGGTAGTCAGAGTGAACACAGAGTGAACACAGGGGGGTAGCTGTAGCACAGGGGGTAGCTATAACACAGGGGGGTAGCTATAACACAGGGGGGTAACTGAAGCACAAGGGGTAGCTATAGCCAGGGGGAGTCAGAGGGGGTAAGGATTCAAGTTATAACTAGTGTTCCTGCTTGCTGGTATGTGAAtcttactatatatacagcccTAGTTGAATCAGAGAGGAACTAAGAGTACATTAAACCTTTTAGGGAAGTAAACAACCGATTCCTTGTGTCAACAACACAACTAACTCACTTTTGTTCTCCTCTACAAGCATACTGTTCTCAAGATTCAGTTTCTCCATTTGCTGAAATGAGACAATGAATACTTCATAACATACACAGGTGGTTTATTGTTtatgcacacactgacagAGTATGCTGCAAATGTTGCTAGTGAACATACTCACAGCTCTGAGCTCAGGGTTGGCCTTTCTCTCCAACCGCTTCATGCTCACAGAGGCTCTCTTCAATACTTTGTTCTCGTGGGAAAACTGCACgagttacacacacactgacagtaataCAGCAATGCATCTCTCTACCACTATCAGGTACATAGCAATACCGTATCTACCGGCATCTAGCTTACCTGGGTGGCAATGTTCTCAGCCTTGTTCCTGAGTGTGCTCTCCATCTCCAGCTGCTCTGACAGGCGACCGTACTGATCAAATGCCAGCACAGAAGCTGCAGAACAAACATCAATCCTCAgtatgtgtactgtacagtgtgtgtactgtacagtgtatatactcGACAGGGGTGAGGTTGTGTCATCATTACCATATGTCAGTGGTTTATTATCATGAGCCAGACACAATAAGAGAGTGTAACAAGGGAAACTGAGGCCCTAAACAAATACTCTAATAAGGTAGCTACAGAACTGAGCCAGGATTCAATGAAAGAGGTGGAAACCAGTGTGGCCACAACAAAGCCAACAAAACCCCGGGTGTCAAGTAGTTGTTGAATAGTTGAGTGCTGTGCACTTTGAAAGTTATTCAACGGAGATTAAAATCCACAAGTTGTTATTATTTAAAGTTGATCAAACAAGTGAATAAAATCACAAAGGACATGGGACTAGCTTGCAATAATACCCACGCACTATCTAATCGGACATAAGGCTATTAAACACAGTACacgtaccacacacacacacacgagccACTCACTTGTCTTGAGGTTGTCCAGCTCATCCTCTGCCTCATTTCGTGTCTGCCTCTCCTCTTCCAGCTGTTGCCTAGTACGATGGTGCTGTACaatagagggggggggggggtgagggggggggtgagggacggtcttataattatagagctacTTACATTTTCACATTCTTGAGCAAACTGGCGCTTCAGCTCATCAAACTCCTTTATTGCTGCAATGAAAATAAAGATTGCATAAAAACAATCACAGTTAAAACTAGCCAGCCCTTGTATTATATTCTCTAGTAGCCCTACAAGATTTCTTGTAGAGTTTATGTTTAGAGCActacagcagcagcagcatgCAGTGTATGCAATACATTGGTGTCTGCAACTGCTCACCTTTTCTACTGAGGTCTTTGAGGGTCTGATAGTTTCTATCCACTGTCATATACTTGAGCTTGAGCTGATCATAGGACGGTCCAGTGAGTGATGTACTGCTGCCCGGCGGTGGCTTGGGAGGAAGCCTCCGTGGAGAGAGGGAGGGCTGGTTGTTGCTCATGTCTCTGCTGCCTCTGTGGATATGTCTATTAGCTTTATGCACGCTTcagtatgctataattataaaacaagcatgcatgcacaagctaGCCTAGTAGCTTCAAGGTCAAAAGGCAGTGCAGTGTGGGCGTGTGCTGAGCCTGcgacacacccacgcacaagAAATTGTGACGTCATCATTATATTGGTTCATTAACTTCCACGCATGCACAAACCAGCCATGCCCCTTTCCTGCACCCTACATTATCAGTgcaatcattaattttacatgtacacaacaatCAGATATTACCACCTATAACCTGTAATAAGACCACCTTCCTAACACCTAACACAACTGATCCTCAATTTGTGTAAGCTGCTTCCCCAGGGGGTGCAGGATTAGCAAGTACACACAGTAGTTAGCACGTAACAAGTCAATTCatagcaataaattattgtgagtTTTATACTGTAGAGCAGTCAATATAAAAAGACAGATAAAGAAGTGATGACTATAGTAATTCTGTAAGCTGATCTCTACAAAAAACAGTGATTCTGTAGTACACAGATAAGTGatgcacatgtatatcaaATACATTCTAATACAAAATATGTTAAGTGATAATAAATGTTGGCAATATTTGAATGTGACTGAATGAGACTCCCACTGGGGGAGGTAAGAGATTAAGGTCGCAGTTATAGGGGTGGGGGTTAGGGAGGAGGCATCAATACAAATACTATATAGACAAGAACAGAGTTAAAAAATAACCTGTGATTTTTGTGCCTGAACCATTCTGAAGTTCTCTACTTGTGCTGTTTCAATTGATATAAATTTTACTTCTTGCGTGTGACAGTCACAATTGGCCTCTTTACATTGTAGTTCTTGCCACTCTCCTTGTTCTCAGGGCAGTACTTAATCGTGTGGGATTTGTCTCCATTAGCACCACACAGGGGACAAGTGTAGGCTCGCAGCACAGGGCATGTCACTTTGCCCTCAGAGTCTTTCAGGTAGTGGGAGGTGTAGAAGCTCTCAGACTCGCCATTGTTGCGACAAAACACACATACCTGAAGAAACAACAAAAGGGGTGAGGTGGTGAAGCCATGGAATCAAAGAGGTGATTATAAGCAGATAGATATCAGTCACCAATCTACAGCATGCGTACAACATAGTAAACATGCACACAGCCATAAATTAaatacagctagctaggtaaGCGATGAGAGGAGTACAAATAAGAAACGATTAACACTGACATACCTGTGGCTTTTTTAGATGAGCTGCAATATTGATAGTGTGTAACTTGGTATGGCTCAGGAACAGAGAGGGCGGTATGTTGGTCTTAGGTGCACCCATTTCAAAGGGACCTCCCAAAGGGCTCAGCGGTTCCATGTCCATCTCAGAGAAGGCTTGTGTAGCTCGCACGTCATGGTTGTAGTTGAAGCAAATATCGGCCACTTCCACAGACTCTAGACTGTTGGATGAAAACTCTGAACTGGAGCTGTCCAAACTGTCTCGTCTGCAGGCATAGCTCTCCTGCTCCTCACTCTCCTCGAACTCTGTGCACTCGTCCAGAGGTGCATTCTCTGCAGCTATGCTCTTGACAATGGTGTGGAGACCAAAGTAATCACGGAAAATGTTGAACTCAGTGTAGTTAGTCTCTGAGGTGGTTGCCAACTCCTCCGGCTGCTGTATGCTATCTTGAACGTGTAGGGAATCTATCATGGCCATTGTAGAGATATTTCAGCGGAgtaaaacaacttgaaaaacacTGAATTGAAGGTGGCTCACAAAAAAACATTGGTTTTATGAAAAAGGGGGCGTAGCACAGATTTCTGTTGCCATGCAGCTTTTGGCATGCGCAGAACATGGCGCTTTTCACACACTAGTTCAATGTGGTGTTATTGTTtttattgtgtaaatcaacattaattttttgcaaTGCACAACAATTAAAACAATACCGGTAAGTGATGACAAGCCTTTAACTAACTGTGACACAAAGGATAAAATGGCAAATGATCTGAAGTTTTTGTTGATTGACAACTACTCGTATACAGTGTCCACACCTGGAGGCATGCTTGTGAACACAAGAGCTCCTGCTGGGTCGTGCAACTTTTTTGAGACGAGCTCTTCTCTGATTCTAAGCAACCGAGAGAGCAGTCCACAGCTAGTCAGTCCATTAGGACCACCCATCCTTAGGAACCGACACATCATAGCAACTGCCTACAGAAAAAATAAAAGAAAAAAAATCAGCAGTAAATAGGTACTGTGTACTTAATCCCTGCAAGCACACGACTTGCTGATCAACTGACAGAGGAGTATGTGCTGATGGTAGGACACAGACAGACTATGAATATCTCCTTACCATGTCAGCAGGCAGAGTGCTCACTGTGGAGTTGGGCGGAACCCTCAGCATTACATAATAGCTGTGCCCTGCAACAAAACAAAACCATATAAGGAATATAAGAACATTAATATCAGATACGCACATTCAAAACTCACACTAAATAATATTCACAATGTTATTGATATGGGATGGAATGCAATGACTATTAGAGACTATCCTTGCTCACCTGTGCAGAAGCTATGGTAATACACAGACAGTAATAAAGAGGCACACCACTCTGAATGGCAACACCCAAATGCTCACTGGGCCGAATCTAAAGGGGCACAATTCAACTACACAAGTTCGGTGTGTTCTGCTTGGGTTAGcaccacatgcacaaacaTTGGTGTGGTAGATAGTTAACACAATGTCTAGGGCCTCTTCCCCAGGCTTGGAATGtaaacacatgcatacaggctGTCAGACCTTTAATGTGGGTGGCCTTTGCCAGTGTCTGGGAGATAGTAGCCTCCAGGGTCAATGCACCACAGGACAGATAGTTAACAGAGGGTTTGTCTGGGAGAACAACTGGGTTAGTGTCGTCTGGTGTGTCCGTTAGAATGGTCTCTGGTTTTTGTTCGCTGATAGGCAGGCCTTTCTTCAAAGTCTGGTCTGCAATGAGGAGACAGTTGTCCCCCAGTCTCTCCTGAAGCTTCTTCCAGCCATCCACATCCTTAGCAGGGAGGTAAAACAGGCATATAAAGTGTAATATTCTGGCACATACATCCACAAGGGCTATGTATCAACAACATTTAACAGTATTGGGGACAACCAATAATAAACGGTAGGTAATTGTGTTCCTATACTAATCTACTAAAATGGATCCTCGTATGATATCTGTAGACTACactaaaaaaattataatatgTACCAGACTCACTGTATGATGCAAGGGGTCCACATAGCCTAGCAGGCCTGGGTAGGAGCGCAACAGGTTGGCATAGATagtgatgacatcatcagaGCTCTTCCACTGTCCAGCTATCAGCTCATACTTTCCCTTCTCCTGTAGTGGTGGCAATAGTCATTCACAGAGGTCAACCTTATTACGAAATTAAAT of the Halichondria panicea chromosome 2, odHalPani1.1, whole genome shotgun sequence genome contains:
- the LOC135332289 gene encoding shootin-1-like isoform X1; the protein is MSNNQPSLSPRRLPPKPPPGSSTSLTGPSYDQLKLKYMTVDRNYQTLKDLSRKAIKEFDELKRQFAQECENHHRTRQQLEEERQTRNEAEDELDNLKTTSVLAFDQYGRLSEQLEMESTLRNKAENIATQFSHENKVLKRASVSMKRLERKANPELRAQMEKLNLENSMLVEENKNFKVTLESLNNAVEEGSAELEAKEQALQSKEAQLQENQRKHSMLSEKLNSLEEALNEKEEFINPEEYDRMRKMSELLTDEMKAVTGSLEEEKGLRMTAEREASEIRSTLTALRRQSAILMEQVPCNEQLASALSQVEELQRELSNEREEKAVRVTALEETIHTLQEDTLAEEKKGLEEKLAMLSAEMDSLQGRATSAEDKVVELESKIEELKSAPPIFAPSVDGADGPVPPPPPPPPPVPGGGLPPPPPPPGAPPPPPPPPPPPPGGSMSSLPAGARPLSGLASITSVTLKPVSAEEKAEKTDPLADMLSRIRSGNVHLKKVDDSASPKATKKPGNVMAEMAKLLSSRGGKKRAPIEVPKKDKQGQGNAVSNELFAKLKRRRMQQGGAKPADSSPGDNKPVPEATKASASSTTGPPSEHPSEPSDDPPPRNPPPPPPRDDTPHNDTVPQIVLSTNGLVTSEKHLEKDESVVINGVNGTDTHDT
- the LOC135332289 gene encoding shootin-1-like isoform X2, translating into MSNNQPSLSPRRLPPKPPPGSSTSLTGPSYDQLKLKYMTVDRNYQTLKDLSRKAIKEFDELKRQFAQECENHHRTRQQLEEERQTRNEAEDELDNLKTTSVLAFDQYGRLSEQLEMESTLRNKAENIATQFSHENKVLKRASVSMKRLERKANPELRAQMEKLNLENSMLVEENKNFKVTLESLNNAVEEGSAELEAKEQALQSKEAQLQENQRKHSMLSEKLNSLEEALNEKEEFINPEEYDRMRKMSELLTDEMKAVTGSLEEEKGLRMTAEREASEIRSTLTALRRQSAILMEQVPCNEQLASALSQVEELQRELSNEREEKAVRVTALEETIHTLQEDTLAEEKKGLEEKLAMLSAEMDSLQGRATSAEDKVVELESKIEELKSAPPIFAPSVDGADGPVPPPPPPPPPVPGGGLPPPPPPPGAPPPPPPPPPPPPGGSMSSLPAGARPLSGLASITSVTLKPVSAEEKAEKTDPLADMLSRIRSGNVHLKKVDDSASPKATKKPGNVMAEMAKLLSSRGGKKRAPIEVPKKDKQGQGNAVSNELFAKLKRRRMQQGGAKPADSSPGDNKPVPEATKASASSTTGPPSEHPSEPSDDTPHNDTVPQIVLSTNGLVTSEKHLEKDESVVINGVNGTDTHDT
- the LOC135332312 gene encoding uncharacterized protein LOC135332312, with the translated sequence MAMIDSLHVQDSIQQPEELATTSETNYTEFNIFRDYFGLHTIVKSIAAENAPLDECTEFEESEEQESYACRRDSLDSSSSEFSSNSLESVEVADICFNYNHDVRATQAFSEMDMEPLSPLGGPFEMGAPKTNIPPSLFLSHTKLHTINIAAHLKKPQVCVFCRNNGESESFYTSHYLKDSEGKVTCPVLRAYTCPLCGANGDKSHTIKYCPENKESGKNYNVKRPIVTVTRKK